One window of the Leptotrichia massiliensis genome contains the following:
- the pcp gene encoding pyroglutamyl-peptidase I, translating into MKILVTGFDPFGGEPVNPAIESVKKLPNEIAGAQIIKLEIPTVRKKSIEKIEKAIEEHNPDVILSIGQAGGRFDISIERIGINLDDFRIPDNEGNQTIDEPIYPDGENAYFVNLPVKAMVNNIHKYNIPASVSYTAGTFVCNHVLYGILYLVNKKYNNKRAGFIHIPYLPEQVVDKKNMPSMDSNTVVKGLTAAIEAIVENNEDIKKVGGALH; encoded by the coding sequence ATGAAAATTCTTGTCACAGGTTTTGATCCATTTGGAGGTGAACCAGTAAATCCTGCTATCGAATCAGTAAAAAAACTGCCTAATGAAATAGCAGGGGCACAGATTATAAAACTTGAAATACCAACTGTAAGAAAAAAATCTATTGAAAAAATTGAAAAAGCTATCGAAGAACACAATCCAGATGTTATATTATCAATTGGACAAGCTGGTGGAAGATTTGACATATCTATTGAACGTATTGGAATAAATCTTGATGATTTTAGAATCCCAGACAATGAAGGAAATCAAACTATTGATGAACCAATTTATCCGGATGGAGAGAATGCTTATTTTGTAAATTTACCTGTTAAAGCTATGGTTAACAACATTCACAAATATAATATACCTGCCTCTGTTTCTTATACTGCTGGTACTTTTGTATGTAACCATGTTTTATACGGTATCCTTTATCTTGTAAACAAAAAATACAACAATAAAAGAGCAGGATTTATTCACATTCCATACCTTCCTGAACAAGTTGTAGACAAAAAAAATATGCCATCAATGGACTCAAATACTGTTGTTAAGGGATTAACTGCCGCTATTGAGGCTATTGTTGAAAATAATGAAGACATAAAAAAAGTAGGCGGAGCTTTACATTAA
- a CDS encoding proline--tRNA ligase, with translation MRLSRAFLKTYKEAPKEAQIVSHQLMLRSFMIKQLTRGVYTYLPFGYRVLKKIENITREEMDRAGAQELLMPVLQPASLWEESGRWFAYGPELMRLKDRNEREFSLGPTHEEVITDVVRDSISSYKELPFNVYQIQTKFRDEMRPRFGLMRGREFVMKDAYSFHLTQESLDEEYLNMKDTYSRIFERMGLNYRAVEADTGSIGGDASHEFMVLAESGEDDILYSDSSDYAANVEKATSIIELKESDEEKLSKELVGTPNAKTIEELANFLNIPKEKTVKAVMLKEILEDGEKFVLALIRGDLDVNPIKLKNVIGASTELEMMSEEECEKFGLVAGYAGSYEKKEGLYVVIDETVKYVRNFALGANKADYHYMNVNLEDLAYDLVADIRTARAGDLSPDGKGVLKIARGIEVGHIFKLGEKYSKALNATVLDENGKQAVMKMGCYGMGMSRIISAAIEQNHDEYGIIWPKAIAPYHVDVIIANMKDETQVNVGEQLYNELNQNKIETVLDDRNERAGFKFKDADLIGFPLKIVVGKGAADGIVEVKDRKTGESTDVKIEEVLNFVNNFMAE, from the coding sequence ATGAGATTATCAAGAGCATTTTTAAAAACATATAAGGAAGCACCAAAAGAGGCTCAAATTGTGAGCCATCAGCTTATGCTTAGATCATTTATGATTAAGCAGCTTACGAGAGGGGTTTATACTTATTTACCATTTGGGTATAGAGTTCTTAAAAAGATAGAAAATATTACAAGAGAAGAAATGGATAGAGCAGGGGCTCAGGAACTTCTTATGCCTGTACTTCAGCCTGCTTCACTTTGGGAAGAATCTGGACGTTGGTTTGCCTACGGGCCTGAACTTATGAGATTAAAAGATAGAAACGAAAGGGAATTTTCGCTTGGGCCTACTCACGAGGAAGTTATTACGGATGTTGTAAGAGATTCAATTTCATCGTACAAGGAACTGCCTTTTAACGTTTATCAGATTCAGACAAAATTTAGGGATGAAATGCGTCCAAGATTTGGACTTATGCGTGGAAGGGAATTTGTGATGAAGGATGCTTACAGTTTCCATTTGACACAGGAGTCGCTTGACGAAGAATATTTGAACATGAAAGACACTTATTCAAGAATTTTTGAAAGAATGGGACTTAATTACAGGGCAGTTGAGGCTGATACAGGTTCTATTGGAGGAGATGCTTCACACGAATTTATGGTGCTTGCAGAAAGTGGAGAAGATGATATTTTATACAGCGACTCTTCAGATTATGCGGCAAACGTTGAAAAAGCAACAAGCATTATTGAATTAAAGGAAAGCGATGAAGAAAAACTTTCAAAAGAATTAGTTGGAACTCCAAATGCAAAAACAATTGAAGAGCTGGCTAATTTCTTGAATATCCCTAAAGAAAAAACTGTAAAGGCAGTAATGCTGAAGGAAATTCTTGAAGATGGGGAAAAATTTGTGCTAGCCCTAATTCGTGGAGATTTGGATGTAAATCCTATAAAATTAAAAAATGTAATTGGAGCTTCTACAGAACTTGAAATGATGAGCGAGGAAGAATGCGAAAAATTCGGGCTGGTTGCTGGATATGCAGGCTCTTATGAAAAAAAAGAAGGCTTATACGTTGTAATTGATGAAACCGTAAAATATGTAAGAAACTTTGCTTTAGGTGCTAATAAAGCTGATTATCACTATATGAATGTAAATCTTGAAGACTTGGCATACGACTTAGTTGCAGATATTAGAACTGCGAGAGCTGGAGATCTTTCTCCTGATGGAAAAGGGGTCTTAAAAATTGCACGTGGAATAGAAGTTGGACATATTTTCAAACTTGGAGAAAAATATTCAAAAGCCCTAAATGCTACCGTTCTTGATGAAAATGGAAAACAGGCAGTTATGAAAATGGGATGTTACGGAATGGGAATGTCAAGAATCATTTCAGCCGCAATTGAACAGAACCACGATGAATACGGTATAATCTGGCCAAAAGCAATAGCCCCTTACCATGTTGATGTAATAATCGCCAATATGAAAGATGAAACACAGGTAAATGTAGGTGAACAATTGTATAATGAATTAAATCAAAATAAAATTGAAACTGTATTAGATGACAGAAATGAAAGAGCAGGATTCAAATTTAAAGATGCCGACTTAATAGGTTTCCCACTAAAAATAGTTGTTGGAAAAGGTGCAGCTGATGGAATTGTGGAAGTGAAAGATAGAAAAACTGGGGAAAGTACGGATGTAAAAATTGAGGAAGTTTTGAATTTTGTGAATAATTTTATGGCTGAGTAA
- a CDS encoding HAD family hydrolase, with product MENINSKKIKNIVFDLGNVLIKFDKDTYLEEKLPKEKREAFHENVINTKEWLMLDRGTLTYPEAKKIFKERSPHLATEIDNFFDKDFFELLKPIKENIELLYKLRDHYEYKLYVLSNFHRDSYEYVFKHNDFFKLFEGCLISCYFKLLKPEEKIYDTLLYEFGLIPEETLFIDDVKENIEAAENKGIRGLHLPDYTKLEAELKNILKI from the coding sequence ATGGAAAATATAAATTCTAAAAAAATAAAAAATATAGTATTTGATTTAGGAAATGTTTTAATAAAATTTGATAAAGACACATATTTAGAAGAAAAATTACCTAAAGAAAAAAGAGAGGCATTTCATGAAAATGTAATTAATACAAAAGAATGGTTAATGCTTGACAGGGGAACTTTGACTTATCCTGAAGCTAAGAAAATTTTTAAGGAAAGAAGTCCACATTTGGCTACTGAAATTGATAATTTTTTTGACAAGGACTTTTTTGAATTGTTAAAGCCTATAAAAGAAAATATTGAGCTTCTTTACAAATTAAGAGATCATTATGAATACAAATTATATGTGCTTTCAAATTTTCATAGGGACTCATATGAATATGTCTTTAAACACAACGATTTCTTTAAATTATTTGAAGGCTGCCTAATTTCATGCTATTTCAAGCTTTTAAAGCCAGAAGAAAAAATTTATGACACTCTTCTTTATGAATTTGGCTTAATCCCAGAAGAAACTTTGTTTATTGATGATGTGAAGGAAAATATTGAAGCCGCTGAAAATAAAGGAATCAGAGGACTTCATTTACCAGATTACACTAAATTAGAAGCAGAGTTGAAAAATATTTTGAAAATTTAA
- a CDS encoding glycerol dehydrogenase, whose protein sequence is MTKIINSPSKYIQGKNEIANLATYYKLRGNSGAYLLVDKFIFDNFKDKIVESFEKEGVNYHIEVFGGECSKNEINRNIDILKEKKCDAVFGIGGGKTLDAAKAVSYYENIPVFIVPTIASTDAPCSALSVIYTPNGEFEEYLFLKANPDMVIMDTDVIVNAPARLLVAGIGDALATYYEAKACVDSNASSIAGGGITKAAIAIAELCKDTLFQDGLKAKIAVENKVVTQAVENIIEANTYLSGIGFESGGLAAAHAIHNGLTILEEGHHMYHGEKVAFGTITQLVLENRCLCEIKKVVEFCKSVGLPTTLDELGMGSVSKERLYEVAKASTAEGETIHNMPFKVTADDVFAAILVADELGKN, encoded by the coding sequence ATGACAAAAATTATTAATTCACCATCAAAATACATTCAAGGAAAAAATGAAATTGCCAATTTGGCAACTTATTACAAATTACGTGGTAACAGCGGAGCATATCTTTTAGTAGATAAATTTATTTTTGATAATTTTAAGGATAAAATTGTTGAAAGTTTTGAAAAAGAAGGCGTAAACTACCATATCGAAGTTTTTGGCGGAGAATGTTCAAAAAATGAAATTAACCGAAATATTGATATTTTAAAAGAAAAAAAATGTGATGCAGTATTTGGAATCGGTGGAGGAAAAACTCTTGATGCGGCAAAAGCAGTATCATATTACGAAAATATTCCTGTCTTCATCGTTCCGACAATTGCTTCAACAGATGCACCATGCAGTGCTTTGTCAGTAATCTACACTCCAAATGGAGAATTTGAAGAATATCTGTTCCTAAAGGCAAATCCTGATATGGTAATAATGGATACTGATGTAATCGTAAATGCACCTGCTAGACTTCTTGTCGCTGGAATTGGAGATGCACTTGCCACTTACTATGAAGCCAAAGCCTGTGTTGATTCAAATGCTTCTTCAATCGCTGGAGGTGGCATTACAAAAGCCGCTATTGCAATTGCAGAATTGTGTAAAGATACTCTGTTCCAAGATGGTTTAAAAGCTAAAATTGCTGTGGAAAATAAAGTAGTTACACAAGCTGTTGAAAATATAATCGAAGCAAATACTTATTTAAGTGGAATTGGATTTGAAAGTGGAGGACTTGCGGCAGCTCACGCTATTCATAATGGACTTACAATTCTGGAAGAAGGACACCACATGTATCATGGAGAAAAAGTTGCATTCGGAACAATTACGCAATTAGTTCTAGAAAACAGATGTCTATGTGAAATCAAAAAAGTTGTAGAGTTCTGTAAGAGTGTAGGACTTCCAACAACATTGGATGAATTAGGAATGGGAAGTGTTTCTAAAGAAAGACTGTATGAAGTGGCAAAAGCAAGTACAGCTGAAGGTGAAACAATTCATAATATGCCATTCAAAGTTACTGCCGATGATGTTTTTGCTGCAATATTAGTAGCAGATGAATTGGGAAAAAATTAA
- a CDS encoding amino acid ABC transporter ATP-binding protein, with the protein MSKKVIEIKNIRKDFGKRTVLKDVNFDVHEKEVVSIIGSSGSGKSTLLRCINLLEKPTSGQVLIHGKDAMAGDISLVTLREKVGMVFQQFNLFNNLSVLENCVIGQMKVLKKSRDEAEKIAKEFLAKVGMERFIHAKPNQISGGQKQRVAIARALAMQPEVLLFDEPTSALDPEMVGEVLKVMKDLAKSGLTMIVVTHEMDFAHDVSSRVVFMDQGVIVEDDKPENIFENPKHERTKEFLSRMLKK; encoded by the coding sequence ATGAGTAAAAAGGTTATTGAAATAAAAAATATTAGAAAAGATTTTGGAAAGAGAACAGTTTTAAAGGATGTAAACTTTGATGTTCATGAAAAGGAAGTTGTAAGTATAATCGGTTCATCTGGAAGTGGAAAATCAACACTTTTAAGATGTATAAACTTACTTGAAAAGCCTACTAGCGGACAAGTCTTAATTCATGGAAAAGATGCAATGGCAGGAGATATATCGCTTGTGACATTGCGGGAAAAAGTAGGAATGGTGTTTCAACAGTTTAATTTGTTTAATAATTTAAGTGTTCTCGAAAACTGTGTAATTGGACAAATGAAAGTTTTGAAAAAGTCAAGAGATGAGGCTGAAAAAATAGCGAAAGAATTTTTGGCAAAAGTAGGAATGGAACGTTTTATTCACGCAAAGCCAAATCAAATTTCGGGTGGTCAGAAGCAACGGGTGGCAATAGCAAGAGCATTGGCAATGCAGCCAGAAGTTTTACTGTTTGACGAGCCGACATCGGCGTTGGATCCTGAAATGGTTGGAGAAGTTCTAAAAGTAATGAAAGACTTAGCAAAAAGTGGACTTACAATGATTGTAGTGACGCATGAAATGGATTTTGCCCATGATGTTTCGAGCCGAGTTGTGTTTATGGATCAAGGTGTAATTGTGGAAGACGACAAGCCTGAAAATATCTTTGAAAATCCAAAACATGAAAGAACTAAGGAATTTTTGAGTAGAATGTTAAAAAAATAG
- a CDS encoding ABC transporter substrate-binding protein/permease yields the protein MKFSTIKNKILVLLVFVTTFITGYSDDIKVGMECGYAPFNWFQNDAKNGAVKVDGGYCGGYDVEIAKVIAKKLNKNLVIVKTEWDALLGPAINSGKVDLVIAGMSATPERRQSLTFSKSYYESDLVVVVQKNGKYANAKSINDFAGAKITGQLNTLHYDVIDQMKGVQKQTAMENFPAMIVALNSGKIDGYISERPGAMAAQFSNPDLKFISFDKNTGFKYDTVEVNVAVGMKLGNTELEEQVNKILDKDLTPKVRQEIMEKAIQNQPGGNSRSFIGWVTYFIQKNWKEFVKGTLVTLFISITGTVVGFLIGLVVALFRHSESETDEQTQKYKKYGLKFINTLSSIYIAVFRGTPMIVQSMVIYYGLSQVFNINLSPMVAALFIVSINTGAYMSEIIRGGIDSIDNGQFEAAKAIGMTNFQLMQSIIFPQMFRNILPMIGNELIVNIKDTSVLNVISVTELFFISKSVAGTYSRYYEVFIITSVIYFFLTFTLSLILKQIEKRIDGPQHFEFLDDADGEEK from the coding sequence ATGAAATTCAGTACAATAAAAAATAAAATATTAGTATTATTAGTTTTTGTTACAACTTTCATAACAGGCTATAGTGATGATATAAAAGTTGGGATGGAGTGTGGATATGCTCCTTTCAACTGGTTTCAGAATGATGCTAAAAATGGTGCTGTGAAAGTTGATGGAGGTTATTGTGGCGGATATGATGTTGAAATAGCCAAAGTTATTGCCAAAAAACTAAATAAGAATCTTGTAATTGTAAAAACAGAGTGGGATGCTTTACTTGGACCTGCTATTAATTCCGGGAAAGTTGACTTAGTTATAGCAGGGATGTCAGCAACGCCTGAAAGAAGGCAAAGCCTGACTTTTTCAAAATCATATTATGAATCAGATTTAGTAGTAGTTGTGCAAAAAAATGGGAAATATGCAAACGCCAAGTCGATTAATGATTTTGCGGGAGCGAAAATTACGGGACAGCTAAATACTCTTCACTATGATGTTATTGATCAGATGAAGGGAGTACAAAAGCAAACTGCGATGGAAAATTTTCCAGCAATGATAGTTGCCTTAAATTCAGGGAAAATTGATGGCTATATATCAGAAAGACCAGGAGCAATGGCAGCTCAGTTTTCAAATCCAGATTTAAAATTTATTTCATTTGATAAAAATACAGGATTTAAGTATGATACAGTAGAAGTAAATGTTGCAGTTGGAATGAAATTGGGAAATACAGAACTGGAAGAGCAGGTTAATAAAATTTTAGATAAAGATTTGACTCCAAAAGTGCGACAGGAAATAATGGAAAAGGCTATACAAAATCAGCCAGGTGGAAATTCACGTTCATTTATTGGATGGGTAACTTACTTTATTCAAAAAAACTGGAAAGAATTTGTAAAAGGGACACTTGTAACTCTATTTATTTCGATTACAGGCACAGTAGTTGGATTTTTGATTGGTCTAGTAGTTGCGTTATTTAGACATTCGGAATCTGAAACTGATGAACAGACACAAAAATATAAAAAATATGGACTTAAATTTATAAATACACTTTCATCAATTTATATTGCAGTATTTAGAGGAACTCCTATGATAGTGCAGTCAATGGTAATTTATTACGGATTATCTCAGGTGTTCAATATAAATTTATCACCAATGGTGGCGGCATTATTTATTGTATCAATAAATACGGGTGCATATATGAGTGAAATTATCCGTGGGGGAATTGATTCGATTGATAATGGACAGTTTGAAGCGGCAAAGGCTATTGGAATGACTAATTTTCAGTTGATGCAAAGTATTATTTTTCCACAGATGTTTAGAAATATTTTACCAATGATTGGAAATGAGCTTATTGTAAATATTAAAGATACATCTGTATTAAATGTTATAAGTGTGACAGAATTATTCTTTATTTCAAAATCTGTTGCAGGAACTTACTCACGTTATTATGAAGTATTTATTATAACAAGTGTGATTTATTTCTTCCTGACATTTACATTATCACTGATTTTAAAACAAATCGAAAAACGAATTGACGGACCTCAACATTTTGAGTTTTTGGATGATGCTGATGGGGAGGAGAAATAA
- a CDS encoding aspartate-semialdehyde dehydrogenase, protein MKNYKVAIVGATGLVGRTFLKVLKERNFPVEKLYLYASKNSAGKKIEFNGTEYTVIELKDDTIAEDIDVALFSAGGAVSLEYAPKFKAKGAVVIDNSSAWRMDENIPLIVPEANPEALENHSGIIANPNCSTIQVMPVLKVLQEKYGLKRVIYSTYQAVAGSGQRGLDDLEANLKGEPSKGYPHQIAFNALPHIDVFLDNGYTKEEEKMINETRKILNLPDLKATATCVRVPVRYGHAVSVNVELERPFELEDVIRAFEEKEGVIVQNDGKNNIYPMPINAQDTDEVYVGRIRRDFSADNALNLWVVADNIRKGAATNTIQIAETLIKKGAL, encoded by the coding sequence ATGAAAAATTACAAAGTAGCAATTGTTGGGGCAACAGGGCTTGTTGGAAGAACATTTTTAAAAGTTTTAAAGGAAAGAAACTTTCCAGTAGAAAAATTATACCTTTATGCTTCGAAAAATTCAGCTGGTAAAAAAATTGAATTTAATGGAACAGAATATACTGTTATTGAACTAAAAGATGACACAATAGCTGAGGATATTGATGTGGCTTTATTTTCGGCTGGTGGAGCAGTATCGCTTGAATATGCTCCAAAATTTAAGGCAAAAGGTGCAGTTGTTATAGATAACAGCAGTGCTTGGAGAATGGATGAAAATATTCCGTTAATAGTTCCTGAAGCAAATCCAGAAGCATTAGAAAATCATTCAGGAATTATTGCAAATCCAAACTGTTCGACAATTCAGGTAATGCCTGTACTAAAAGTTTTACAGGAAAAATATGGATTAAAAAGAGTAATCTACTCAACTTATCAGGCTGTGGCAGGTTCTGGACAGAGAGGACTTGATGATTTGGAAGCTAATCTAAAAGGGGAGCCTTCAAAAGGTTATCCGCATCAAATTGCATTTAATGCATTGCCGCATATTGATGTTTTCTTAGATAATGGATACACCAAAGAAGAAGAAAAAATGATTAACGAAACTAGAAAAATATTAAACTTGCCAGATTTAAAAGCAACTGCGACTTGTGTGAGAGTACCAGTTAGATATGGACATGCAGTATCTGTAAACGTAGAATTAGAAAGACCATTTGAGTTGGAAGATGTAATTCGTGCATTTGAGGAAAAAGAAGGAGTTATAGTACAAAATGATGGTAAGAATAATATTTATCCAATGCCTATAAATGCTCAGGATACTGACGAAGTTTATGTTGGAAGAATCAGAAGAGATTTTTCAGCAGACAATGCCTTGAATTTATGGGTTGTAGCAGATAATATAAGAAAAGGTGCCGCTACAAACACAATTCAGATAGCTGAAACTTTAATAAAAAAAGGAGCATTATAA
- a CDS encoding NlpC/P60 family protein, translated as MVRKSAITMTCMLLTVGCTGLQTKGVNESASGNKKRNNDNKFSTSDNVDNENITIEVVQKKKNTNENETKYSKQETTKVEKSNKNSNAYIDESIDNLRVTKLFDENKLVDRSMPNSQLVLQKLSELKRKHQEILKSGTFSEKKTMKLQNELLKSYSNWKGTKYELGGDSEYGMDCSALTRRVYREVYGYELPRRTVQQIKMGAHVSKENLKPGDIVFFRPDEKNNHTAVYLGDTLFINASSSKGVVISTLENTYWNKYFKYGVRIREV; from the coding sequence ATGGTAAGAAAATCAGCAATAACAATGACTTGTATGTTATTAACAGTAGGATGTACAGGATTGCAAACAAAAGGAGTTAATGAAAGTGCAAGTGGTAACAAAAAAAGGAACAACGATAATAAGTTTTCAACATCAGATAATGTAGATAATGAAAACATTACTATTGAAGTTGTGCAAAAGAAAAAAAATACTAACGAGAATGAAACAAAATATTCAAAACAAGAAACTACTAAAGTAGAAAAATCAAATAAAAATAGCAATGCTTATATAGATGAAAGTATAGACAATTTAAGAGTAACAAAGTTATTTGATGAAAACAAGTTAGTAGATCGTTCAATGCCAAATTCACAATTAGTATTACAAAAACTATCTGAACTAAAAAGAAAACATCAAGAAATATTAAAAAGTGGAACATTTAGTGAAAAGAAAACAATGAAATTACAAAATGAATTGTTAAAATCATATAGTAACTGGAAAGGAACTAAATATGAGCTTGGTGGAGATTCAGAGTATGGTATGGATTGTTCAGCTTTAACTCGTAGAGTGTATCGTGAAGTATATGGATATGAATTACCAAGACGAACTGTACAGCAAATTAAAATGGGTGCTCATGTCTCAAAAGAAAATTTAAAACCTGGAGATATTGTATTTTTTAGACCAGATGAGAAAAATAATCATACAGCAGTTTATTTAGGAGACACACTTTTTATTAATGCATCATCGTCTAAAGGAGTTGTAATTTCGACTTTGGAAAATACATACTGGAATAAATACTTTAAATACGGTGTGAGAATAAGAGAAGTTTAA
- the dtd gene encoding D-aminoacyl-tRNA deacylase — MKIIIQRVNYAKIFVNDKFKGEINKGIVAYVGISNKDSEKDIDFCIDKLLNLRIFNDENDKMNLSVKDINGELLVVSNFTIYGNTKKGRRPSYTDSAPAEKAEKIYNQFVQKLEQTDIKFETGEFRKHMKIISENDGPVNLIIDSK, encoded by the coding sequence ATGAAGATAATAATTCAAAGAGTAAATTATGCAAAAATATTTGTGAATGATAAATTTAAAGGAGAAATCAATAAAGGAATAGTTGCATATGTGGGAATTTCCAATAAAGATTCTGAAAAAGATATTGATTTTTGTATTGATAAATTACTGAATCTAAGAATTTTTAATGATGAAAATGACAAAATGAATTTGTCAGTGAAGGATATAAATGGAGAATTATTGGTTGTAAGTAATTTTACGATTTATGGAAATACAAAAAAAGGGAGAAGACCAAGCTATACTGATTCAGCACCAGCTGAAAAAGCAGAAAAAATTTATAATCAATTTGTTCAAAAGTTAGAACAAACAGATATTAAATTTGAAACAGGGGAGTTTAGGAAACATATGAAAATTATTTCTGAAAATGATGGACCTGTAAATTTGATAATTGATTCAAAATAA
- a CDS encoding MBL fold metallo-hydrolase: MEIRRFLNDNAAQSNCYVISYENDCYIVDPGEEKMTQVIDYIKENSLNLLAILLTHGHWDHILGIPSVLEYKKVPIYISEGGYEFLFNPELSLLAWREGEFELSSDAQIITLKENDKLGKNGKVTEENVNNGLFNFEIIETPGHSRGDICYYDKVNKVLISGDTMFAGTYGRVDLPTSDPIQMGKSLKKLLALDEDVKVYPGHSFDTTIGVEKRYY; this comes from the coding sequence ATGGAGATAAGAAGGTTTTTGAATGACAATGCAGCACAAAGTAACTGTTATGTGATTTCTTATGAAAATGACTGTTATATTGTAGATCCTGGGGAAGAAAAAATGACACAAGTTATTGACTATATCAAGGAGAATAGCTTAAATTTATTGGCAATTCTTTTAACTCATGGACATTGGGATCACATTCTAGGAATCCCTTCTGTATTGGAGTATAAGAAAGTTCCAATTTATATAAGTGAAGGTGGGTATGAATTTTTGTTTAATCCTGAATTGTCGCTATTGGCATGGAGGGAAGGAGAATTTGAGTTAAGCAGTGATGCTCAGATTATAACTTTGAAGGAGAATGATAAATTAGGTAAAAATGGGAAAGTAACTGAAGAAAATGTTAACAATGGACTTTTTAATTTTGAGATAATTGAAACTCCAGGGCATAGTAGAGGGGATATTTGCTATTATGATAAAGTTAACAAAGTGTTAATTTCTGGAGATACAATGTTTGCTGGAACTTATGGGAGAGTAGATTTACCTACAAGTGATCCAATTCAAATGGGAAAATCATTAAAAAAATTATTAGCATTAGATGAAGATGTTAAGGTTTATCCTGGTCATTCTTTTGATACTACAATTGGTGTAGAAAAAAGATACTATTAA
- a CDS encoding mechanosensitive ion channel family protein produces the protein MKELQKFLEWDNTIKFLKTNLFKLFIIYLIIKIGKVFKNRVEKILKIILEKANTDKSLASFLISIYSILYYFILIYVSIGILGINATSITTFLGATGIVLGIAFKETLGNFCGGLIILTFKPFKVGDTIEYNNYLGTVKKIELFYTKMLNPQNELVIIPNGIITNTEIRNIKQNGERRLDLRIGVSYNSDIQKVKKILERIIKTETMNEIQETESRKNLLIKLQNSILETKEKTKINLFSTIFSRKKMQEAEKEASKNSNDQVDDEMEDLESTVIGQNVYNNDEKLILASKKPVIGVGELGESAIIFYVYVYTRSENYLTLKLKLNEIIKIEFDKEGIKIPYPQMDVHVIK, from the coding sequence ATGAAGGAATTACAAAAATTTTTAGAATGGGATAATACAATTAAGTTTTTGAAAACAAATCTTTTTAAGCTATTTATAATTTATCTAATTATAAAAATAGGAAAAGTATTTAAAAATAGAGTTGAAAAAATACTAAAAATTATATTAGAGAAAGCGAATACGGACAAAAGTCTTGCTTCTTTTTTGATTTCAATTTATTCTATTTTGTATTATTTTATTTTAATTTATGTTTCAATAGGAATTCTTGGTATAAATGCAACTTCTATTACGACTTTTTTAGGAGCAACTGGAATTGTCTTAGGGATTGCATTTAAAGAAACTTTAGGGAATTTCTGCGGTGGACTTATAATTTTGACATTTAAGCCATTTAAGGTGGGAGATACAATCGAATATAACAATTATCTTGGTACAGTAAAGAAAATTGAATTGTTTTATACAAAAATGTTAAATCCACAAAATGAACTTGTAATTATACCCAACGGAATAATTACAAATACTGAAATCAGAAATATTAAGCAAAATGGAGAACGTAGACTGGATTTGAGAATCGGAGTTTCCTACAACAGTGATATTCAAAAAGTAAAAAAAATTTTAGAACGAATTATTAAGACGGAAACAATGAACGAGATTCAGGAAACTGAGAGCAGAAAAAACTTATTAATCAAATTACAAAATAGTATATTAGAAACAAAGGAAAAGACTAAAATAAATCTTTTTTCAACAATTTTTTCAAGAAAAAAAATGCAAGAAGCTGAAAAAGAAGCAAGTAAAAATTCTAATGATCAAGTTGATGATGAAATGGAAGATTTAGAAAGTACAGTAATAGGACAAAATGTTTATAACAATGATGAAAAATTGATTTTAGCTTCAAAAAAACCAGTAATAGGTGTTGGAGAATTGGGAGAATCAGCCATAATTTTTTATGTATATGTTTACACAAGAAGTGAAAATTATTTAACATTAAAATTGAAATTAAACGAAATAATAAAAATTGAATTTGATAAAGAGGGTATTAAAATACCGTATCCGCAAATGGATGTACACGTGATTAAATAA